Proteins encoded by one window of uncultured Fibrobacter sp.:
- a CDS encoding VanZ family protein, with the protein MAIIFKISSLTNEQLQDFPHIWDKLAHFCEYATLAGCYAMLWTRGEWSKRQWLRVLVVGVLALIYGCTDEYHQSFVEGRDSSVLDLVADLSGGLTGGIVYAVVTRILNRFDPVPEKQPVAED; encoded by the coding sequence ATGGCGATCATTTTTAAGATTTCTTCGCTGACGAATGAACAGCTGCAGGATTTTCCGCATATTTGGGATAAACTGGCCCACTTTTGCGAATACGCAACGCTTGCCGGCTGCTATGCCATGCTCTGGACTCGGGGCGAATGGTCCAAGCGCCAGTGGCTGCGTGTGCTTGTGGTAGGTGTACTCGCTTTGATTTACGGCTGTACCGACGAATACCACCAGAGTTTTGTGGAAGGCCGCGACAGCAGCGTGCTTGACTTGGTGGCTGACTTGTCCGGTGGGCTCACGGGCGGCATTGTTTACGCCGTTGTCACGCGAATCTTGAATCGCTTTGATCCGGTGCCGGAAAAGCAACCCGTCGCAGAAGACTAA
- a CDS encoding class I SAM-dependent methyltransferase: MKAITLKAGREKSALRYHPWIFSGAVDEVIGDPELGDTVEVYSYKSDFLGLAAYSPKSQIRGRFWTFGEKANIDREFFSDLLDRAIAARKSRGFDIDDKESAFRLINAENDGIPGCIIDKYADIYSVEILAAGAEVHRKDIYELLAEKTHCRGIYERCDSDVRKKEGLQLRTGCVYGEVPDEPVIINENGILFPIDVKNGHKTGYYLDQRDARRRIGEISKGKKVLNCFCYTGGFGLYALRGGCEKVYQVDVSKDALKLAKEGIMRNKLSTAHATHVEADVFQYLRKCRDKAETFDLIVLDPPKFVESKDNLQKGARGYKDINLLAMKLLAEGGMLATFSCSGLMEMDLFQKIIADAAADARRRVQIIERFGQPADHPVNTAFPEGQYLKGLLVQVV, encoded by the coding sequence ATGAAAGCAATTACCTTGAAAGCCGGACGCGAAAAGTCCGCACTGCGTTATCACCCCTGGATTTTTAGCGGAGCCGTTGACGAAGTCATCGGCGACCCGGAACTTGGCGACACCGTTGAAGTTTACAGCTACAAGAGCGACTTTCTGGGTCTTGCGGCGTACTCGCCCAAGTCCCAGATCCGCGGGCGCTTCTGGACGTTCGGCGAAAAGGCAAACATTGACCGCGAATTTTTTAGCGACTTGCTCGACCGCGCGATCGCTGCACGCAAGAGCCGCGGCTTTGACATCGATGACAAGGAATCCGCATTCCGTCTGATTAACGCCGAGAACGACGGCATTCCAGGCTGCATTATCGACAAATACGCCGACATTTATTCCGTGGAAATCTTGGCCGCCGGCGCTGAAGTCCACCGCAAAGACATTTATGAACTGCTCGCCGAAAAGACGCACTGCCGCGGCATCTACGAACGCTGCGATTCTGACGTGCGCAAAAAAGAAGGCCTGCAGCTGCGTACCGGTTGCGTCTACGGCGAAGTGCCCGATGAACCTGTCATCATCAACGAAAACGGAATTCTCTTCCCCATTGACGTGAAGAATGGCCACAAGACCGGTTACTATCTGGACCAGCGCGACGCCCGACGCCGCATTGGTGAAATTTCCAAGGGCAAGAAAGTTCTGAACTGTTTCTGCTATACCGGCGGCTTCGGGCTTTACGCTCTCCGCGGCGGTTGCGAAAAAGTTTATCAGGTGGATGTTTCCAAGGACGCTCTCAAGCTCGCCAAGGAAGGCATCATGCGCAACAAGCTCAGCACCGCCCACGCCACCCATGTGGAAGCCGACGTGTTCCAGTACCTGCGCAAGTGCCGCGACAAGGCCGAAACCTTCGACCTCATCGTGCTGGACCCGCCCAAGTTCGTGGAAAGCAAGGACAACCTGCAGAAGGGCGCCCGCGGCTACAAGGACATTAACTTGCTCGCCATGAAGCTTTTGGCCGAAGGCGGCATGCTCGCGACCTTTAGCTGCTCGGGCCTCATGGAAATGGACTTGTTCCAGAAGATTATCGCGGATGCCGCCGCCGATGCGAGACGGCGCGTTCAAATCATTGAACGCTTCGGCCAACCCGCCGACCACCCCGTGAATACGGCCTTCCCCGAAGGACAATACCTGAAGGGATTGCTCGTTCAAGTTGTGTAA